One Salarias fasciatus chromosome 9, fSalaFa1.1, whole genome shotgun sequence DNA segment encodes these proteins:
- the LOC115394308 gene encoding retinol dehydrogenase 12: protein MVKGEHAAKDIMREVKGAKVVARQLDLADTKSICQFAENIYNTEKALHYLINNAGVAICPYSKTVDGFETQFGVNHLGHFFLTFLLLDLLKHSAPSRVINLSSAAHALGRIQFDDLGGEKNYHPVKAYAQSKLANVLFTRELAKRTEVLGVMAYSVDPGAVNTEITRHFWRPLGDLVKNFGFLIKTPAEGAYTTIYCTVTPENQMVTGGYYRDCASAESCRAGQDDGTALKLWAVSCHLLGIRWR from the exons ATGGTGAAAGGCGAACACGCTGCTAAAGACATCATGAGGGAGGTGAAAGGAGCCAAAGTAGTCGCCAGGCAACTGGATCTGGCCGACACCAAATCGATATGCCAGTTTGCTGAGAATATCTACAACA CTGAGAAAGCTCTTCATTATCTGATCAACAATGCAGGGGTGGCCATTTGCCCCTATTCCAAGACAGTGGACGGCTTCGAGACACAGTTTGGAGTCAATCACTTGG GTCACTTCTTCTTGACTTTCCTGCTCTTGGACCTGCTGAAGCACTCGGCCCCGTCTCGCGTCATCAACCTGTCCTCGGCGGCTCACGCCTTGGGCAGGATCCAGTTCGACGACCTGGGTGGGGAGAAGAACTACCACCCGGTCAAGGCCTACGCGCAGAGCAAGCTGGCCAACGTCCTGTTCACCAGAGAGCTGGCCAAGAGGACCGAAG TTTTAGGAGTGATGGCTTACTCTGTGGACCCTGGAGCAGTGAACACAGAAATTACAAGACACTTCTGGCGCCCTCTTGGGGACCTGGTGAAGAACTTTGGGTTCCTGATTAAGACCCCAGCAGAAGGAGCCTACACCACCATCTACTGCACCGTCACCCCGGAGAACCAGATGGTCACTGGAGGATACTACAG GGACTGTGCCAgtgctgagagctgcagagcaggcCAGGACGATGGCACCGCCCTGAAGCTGTGGGCTGTCAGCTGCCACCTGCTCGGCATTCGCTGGAGATAA
- the tnfrsf11a gene encoding tumor necrosis factor receptor superfamily member 11A isoform X1 produces MRLNFSTSWIFRGWIPCVLVVYYAQTALCKAQQCDEKHYLKFNRCCKKCEPGFYVYSDCTDSDQTICRRCNSGEYQPGWTEEKRCLQQRFCDKGKGFMERPENPVAEEPCRCRPGHQCFPINCEFCERIPTCGAGYGLETDPDSTTGRQICVACKKGFFSAGSNTEQCKQYTNCKAEGRSETKPGSAQSDAECGPPEIVPTPSWVIVSVLSVITILSLVILVLFCYKDKLNLLSVNLRSCVQNLKRTRIQQETLAPLYHSGAGGGGPGGPKCTPCEMTKLICQAPHSPADDPACTFPTPAPEVKISLPFTEEATEKEGMNGKTAVEDRSEGSGEPEEVSEEEEVEEVASVPPLVAGSCVCLIPIREPLEVGENEDCSQAVSPGTPGTCSCGGLDGDRDGAERSREQTSENRREGAEKDGGNKESASTASETGVSSLVSLSPPPLQTSSVSPPSSPAPELCLPLSQAQLRPEFRSHPSDSSSVKQEGYHRLPSTDASSAGGGSASALTSVSPLMTSSSAGELYLDKPSEAAGPDSWRHGRESKLPSGESELECSPESLHSQLAAEPTLTSGQVSGNHNTTFISSGQVMNFSGDVIVVYVSQTSHGSDGAGQDNAFGSPVQEEANETAPFFQSSPTSQGDFVSHCTLQDETLPVQEVMVERPLGK; encoded by the exons ATGAGGCTGAACTTTTCCACAAGCTGGATTTTCCGTGGATGGATACCGTGCGTCCTCGTCGTCTATTACGCACAG ACTGCCCTCTGCAAAGCTCAGCAGTGTGATGAGAAACACTACCTGAAATTCAACAGATGCTGCAAGAAGTGTGAACCag GCTTCTATGTGTATTCTGACTGCACCGATTCCGACCAGACGATATGCCGGAGGTGCAATTCCGGCGAGTACCAGCCCGGCTGGACTGAGGAGAAGCGATGTCTTCAGCAGAGGTTCTGCGATAAAG GGAAAGGTTTTATGGAGCGGCCCGAGAACCCCGTGGCGGAGGAGCCGTGCCGCTGCCGCCCTGGCCACCAGTGTTTTCCCATCAACTGTGAGTTCTGCGAGCGGATCCCCACCTGCGGCGCCGGCTACGGACTAGAAACCGACCCTG ATTCTACAACTGGAAGACAGATCTGCGTCGCCTGTAAGAAAGGCTTCTTCTCTGCCGGCAGCAACACTGAACAATGCAAACAGTACACCAA TTGTAAGGCTGAGGGAAGGAGCGAGACGAAGCCAGGCAGCGCTCAGTCCGATGCAGAGTGTGGACCTCCTGAGAtcg TTCCAACACCTTCCTGGGTCATAGTTTCCGTGCTGTCGGTCATCACCATCCTGTCTCTGGTCATCCTGGTCCTCTTCTGCTACAAAGACAAGCTGAATTTACTCTCTG TAAATCTGAGATCCTGTGTCCAGAATCTGAAGAGGACCCGGATACAACAG GAGACTTTGGCCCCTCTTTATCACAgtggggcaggaggaggaggccccggGGGCCCTAAATGTACGCCGTGCGAGATGACGAAGCTCATCTGCCAGGCGCCCCACAGCCCCGCTGACGATCCGGCCTGCACcttccccacccctgctcccGAAGTCAAAATCTCGCTGCCCTTCACTGAGGAGGCGACCGAGAAAGAGGGGATGAACGGGAAGACGGCGGTGGAGGATCGGAGCGAGGGCTCCGGAGAACCGGAGGAggtgtcggaggaggaggaggtggaggaggtggcgaGCGTGCCTCCGCTTGTGGCGGGGTCGTGCGTCTGCCTCATTCCCATCCGCGAGCCCCTGGAAGTAGGAGAAAACGAGGACTGCAGCCAGGCCGTCAGCCCGGGGACGCCGGGGACCTGCTCCTGTGGAGGGCTGGACGGAGACCGGGACGGAGccgagaggagcagagagcagaccagTGAGAACAGGAGAGAGGGGGCAGAAAAGGATGGTGGGAATAAAGAAAGCGCCTCCACCGCAAGTGAAACGGGCGTTTCGTCTCTCGTGTCTCTCTCGCCTCCTCCCCTCCAAACCTCCTCCGTCTCGCCGCCGTCCAGTCCAGCTCCCGAACTCTGCCTGCCGCTGTCTCAGGCTCAGCTGAGGCCGGAGTTCAGGTCTCACCCGAGCGACTCGTCGTCGGTCAAGCAGGAGGGCTACCACAGACTGCCGAGCACAGACGCCTCCTCGGCGGGCGGCGGCTCGGCCTCGGCGTTGACCTCGGTCAGCCCCCTGATGACCTCCTCGTCCGCCGGAGAGCTCTACCTGGACAAGCCGTCCGAGGCGGCGGGGCCGGACTCCTGGAGGCACGGCAGGGAAAGCAAGCTCCCCTCGGGGGAGTCGGAGCTGGAGTGCTCGCCGGAGAGCCTCCACAGTCAGCTGGCTGCTGAACCAACTCTTACCTCAG GTCAGGTGTCTGGGAATCACAACACCACCTTCATCTCCAGCGGTCAGGTGATGAACTTCAGCGGGGACGTCATCGTGGTCTACGTCAGCCAGACGTCTCACGGCAGTGACGGGGCCGGTCAGGACAATGCCTTCGGGAGCCCGGTGCAGGAAGAGGCCAACGAGACGGCGCCGTTCTTCCAGAGCAGCCCGACGTCGCAGGGAGACTTCGTTTCCCACTGCACCTTGCAGGACGAGACGCTGCCAGTTCAGGAAGTGATGGTGGAGCGGCCGCTGGGAAAGTGA
- the tnfrsf11a gene encoding tumor necrosis factor receptor superfamily member 11A isoform X2 has protein sequence MRLNFSTSWIFRGWIPCVLVVYYAQTALCKAQQCDEKHYLKFNRCCKKCEPGFYVYSDCTDSDQTICRRCNSGEYQPGWTEEKRCLQQRFCDKGKGFMERPENPVAEEPCRCRPGHQCFPINCEFCERIPTCGAGYGLETDPDSTTGRQICVACKKGFFSAGSNTEQCKQYTNCKAEGRSETKPGSAQSDAECGPPEIVPTPSWVIVSVLSVITILSLVILVLFCYKDKLNLLSVNLRSCVQNLKRTRIQQETLAPLYHSGAGGGGPGGPKCTPCEMTKLICQAPHSPADDPACTFPTPAPEVKISLPFTEEATEKEGMNGKTAVEDRSEGSGEPEEVSEEEEVEEVASVPPLVAGSCVCLIPIREPLEVGENEDCSQAVSPGTPGTCSCGGLDGDRDGAERSREQTSENRREGAEKDGGNKESASTASETGVSSLVSLSPPPLQTSSVSPPSSPAPELCLPLSQAQLRPEFRSHPSDSSSVKQEGYHRLPSTDASSAGGGSASALTSVSPLMTSSSAGELYLDKPSEAAGPDSWRHGRESKLPSGESELECSPESLHSQLAAEPTLTSGVWESQHHLHLQRSGDELQRGRHRGLRQPDVSRQ, from the exons ATGAGGCTGAACTTTTCCACAAGCTGGATTTTCCGTGGATGGATACCGTGCGTCCTCGTCGTCTATTACGCACAG ACTGCCCTCTGCAAAGCTCAGCAGTGTGATGAGAAACACTACCTGAAATTCAACAGATGCTGCAAGAAGTGTGAACCag GCTTCTATGTGTATTCTGACTGCACCGATTCCGACCAGACGATATGCCGGAGGTGCAATTCCGGCGAGTACCAGCCCGGCTGGACTGAGGAGAAGCGATGTCTTCAGCAGAGGTTCTGCGATAAAG GGAAAGGTTTTATGGAGCGGCCCGAGAACCCCGTGGCGGAGGAGCCGTGCCGCTGCCGCCCTGGCCACCAGTGTTTTCCCATCAACTGTGAGTTCTGCGAGCGGATCCCCACCTGCGGCGCCGGCTACGGACTAGAAACCGACCCTG ATTCTACAACTGGAAGACAGATCTGCGTCGCCTGTAAGAAAGGCTTCTTCTCTGCCGGCAGCAACACTGAACAATGCAAACAGTACACCAA TTGTAAGGCTGAGGGAAGGAGCGAGACGAAGCCAGGCAGCGCTCAGTCCGATGCAGAGTGTGGACCTCCTGAGAtcg TTCCAACACCTTCCTGGGTCATAGTTTCCGTGCTGTCGGTCATCACCATCCTGTCTCTGGTCATCCTGGTCCTCTTCTGCTACAAAGACAAGCTGAATTTACTCTCTG TAAATCTGAGATCCTGTGTCCAGAATCTGAAGAGGACCCGGATACAACAG GAGACTTTGGCCCCTCTTTATCACAgtggggcaggaggaggaggccccggGGGCCCTAAATGTACGCCGTGCGAGATGACGAAGCTCATCTGCCAGGCGCCCCACAGCCCCGCTGACGATCCGGCCTGCACcttccccacccctgctcccGAAGTCAAAATCTCGCTGCCCTTCACTGAGGAGGCGACCGAGAAAGAGGGGATGAACGGGAAGACGGCGGTGGAGGATCGGAGCGAGGGCTCCGGAGAACCGGAGGAggtgtcggaggaggaggaggtggaggaggtggcgaGCGTGCCTCCGCTTGTGGCGGGGTCGTGCGTCTGCCTCATTCCCATCCGCGAGCCCCTGGAAGTAGGAGAAAACGAGGACTGCAGCCAGGCCGTCAGCCCGGGGACGCCGGGGACCTGCTCCTGTGGAGGGCTGGACGGAGACCGGGACGGAGccgagaggagcagagagcagaccagTGAGAACAGGAGAGAGGGGGCAGAAAAGGATGGTGGGAATAAAGAAAGCGCCTCCACCGCAAGTGAAACGGGCGTTTCGTCTCTCGTGTCTCTCTCGCCTCCTCCCCTCCAAACCTCCTCCGTCTCGCCGCCGTCCAGTCCAGCTCCCGAACTCTGCCTGCCGCTGTCTCAGGCTCAGCTGAGGCCGGAGTTCAGGTCTCACCCGAGCGACTCGTCGTCGGTCAAGCAGGAGGGCTACCACAGACTGCCGAGCACAGACGCCTCCTCGGCGGGCGGCGGCTCGGCCTCGGCGTTGACCTCGGTCAGCCCCCTGATGACCTCCTCGTCCGCCGGAGAGCTCTACCTGGACAAGCCGTCCGAGGCGGCGGGGCCGGACTCCTGGAGGCACGGCAGGGAAAGCAAGCTCCCCTCGGGGGAGTCGGAGCTGGAGTGCTCGCCGGAGAGCCTCCACAGTCAGCTGGCTGCTGAACCAACTCTTACCTCAG GTGTCTGGGAATCACAACACCACCTTCATCTCCAGCGGTCAGGTGATGAACTTCAGCGGGGACGTCATCGTGGTCTACGTCAGCCAGACGTCTCACGGCAGTGA